A window of the Cryptococcus depauperatus CBS 7841 chromosome 5, complete sequence genome harbors these coding sequences:
- a CDS encoding carbamoyl-phosphate synthase arginine-specific large chain, producing the protein MLRTLPRARALIRPTTFAFHRSPALLTRGYAVATPAVGTYGQVGEEPTLNSPSEIARKISAKVLPKLVKPDVKKVLVVGSGGLSIGQAGEFDYSGSQAIKALRESNVDTILINPNIATIQTSHHLASEIYFLPVTADYVAYVLEKERPDGILLTFGGQSALNVGIQLDKMGVLERLGVKVLGTPIRTLEVSEDRDLFVQALNEIDIPAAQSTAVSTIQAALDAAKEIGYPIILRSAFSLGGLGSGFAHDEEELRNLAAKSLSLSPQVLIEKSLKGWKEVEYEVVRDAADNTIICCNMENFDPLGTHTGDSIVVAPSQTLTDQEYHMLRSAAIKIVRHVGVVGECNVQYALDPVSQDYRVIEMNARLSRSSALASKATGYPLAYTAAKIALGHTLPELPNAVTKTTTACFEPSLDYIVTKIPKWDLAKFQHVERNVGSAMKSVGEVMAIGRTFEESLQKAIRQVDPNFTGFDAYWKPKDMHAALTQNNDRRLFAIAHAMLNLGYTVDQLHDLTKIDKWFLYKLENIVTVYKILQSTPFDKIDRELFLTAKKTGFSDLHISQLVGVTEAEVRTARKAVGVTPFVKRIDTLAAEFPAYTNYLYTTYNGSTHDLEFDEHGTMVLGSGVYRIGSSVEFDWCAVTCSRAIRSLGKKTIMINYNPETVSTDFDEADRLYFEELGWERVMDIYELEGAEGVVVSVGGQLPQNIALRLKQTGVNVLGTDPEQIDNAEDRHKFSSILDSIGVDQPAWVEATSLESAKKFANKVGYPVLVRPSYVLSGAAMNVIWDEGQLDEKLTAAADVSPLHPVVISQFIDNAQEIDIDAVAHEGKLLVHAVSEHVENAGVHSGDATLVLPPFSLQQDDMDRLKEIASKVAKAFNISGPYNMQIIKKPKEDGKEAELKVIECNLRASRSFPFVSKVLGKNFIDVAAAAIMGQDVPEPVDLMKEQREYVAIKVPQFSWTRLPGADPFLGVEMASTGEVASFGKDIHEAYWAALLSVNGFKLPKVNSGILLGGDITRPELPIITKNLVSLGFKLYTYDSKVEEFINNQPYLAIKKILVPVKDKRKLREVLEENEISCVINVSRSRAATIQDADYASRRAAVDFGIPLINNAKLAVLFTETLQKKFHQSPLPYVEGQNPPEVKSWREFVGEERAY; encoded by the exons ATGCTTCGTACGCTGCCACGCGCAAGAGCGCTTATCCGTCCTACGACATTTGCTTTCCATCGATCTCCTGCCCTTTTGACCAGAGGCTATGCCGTTGCTACCCCTGCTGTTGGCACTTATGGCCAAGTAGGCGAAGAACCCACTCTAAACTCTCCCTCTGAGATCGCCAGAAAGATTTCTGCCAAGGTCTTACCAAAACTCGTGAAGCCAGATGTTAAAAAAGTGCTCGTTGTGGGTAGCGGTGGACTGTCTATCGGACAAGCTGGAGAGTTTGACTATTCTG GATCTCAAGCTATTAAGGCGCTTCGAGAATCAAACGTCGACACCATCCTTATCAATCCCAACATTGCTACTATCCAAACTTCTCACCACCTGGCTTCAGAAATCTACTTCTTACCAGTAACTGCTGACTACGTTGCCTATgtgttggaaaaggaaCGGCCAGACGGTATTCTCCTGACTTTTGGTGGTCAGTCTGCCTTGAACGTTGGCATTCAGCTCGATAAAATGGGTGTACTCGAGCGTCTCGGTGTCAAAGTTCTTGGTACACCTATCCGTACTTTAGAAGTCTCTGAAGACCGAGACCTTTTCGTCCAGGCGCTGAATGAGATTGACATTCCTGCCGCTCAATCTACAGCCGTTTCGACCATCCAGGCTGCTCTTGATGCCGCAAAAGAAATTGGGTACCCAATCATTCTCCGATCAGCTTTCTCTCTTGGAGGCTTGGGCTCTGGTTTCGCTCacgatgaagaggaattGAGGAACTTGGCGGCCAAAAGTCTGAGTCTGAGCCCGCAGGTATTGATTgagaagagcttgaagggTTGGAAAGAAGTTGAGTATGAGGTTGTCCGTGATGCTGCAGAT AATACAATTATTTGCTGCAATATGGAGAACTTTGACCCTCTTGGTACCCACACTGGTGATTCAATCGTTGTCGCTCCTTCTCAAACTCTTACAGACCAAGAATATCACATGTTGCGGTCCGCTGCTATCAAAATTGTACGACACGTTGGAGTCGTCGGAGAGTGCAATGTCCAGTATGCTCTTGACCCCGTGAGTCAGGACTACCGAGTGATTGAGATGAACGCTCGTCTTTCACGATCTAG TGCCCTCGCTTCAAAGGCTACTGGCTACCCTCTCGCCTATACTGCTGCCAAGATTGCTCTTGGACATACCCTTCCTGAACTCCCCAATGCTGTCACAAAGACTACTACCGCTTGTTTTGAGCCTTCTCTTGACTATATTGTCACAAAGATCCCTAAATGGGACTTGGCCAAATTTCAGCATGTCGAGAGGAATGTTGGGTCTGCCATGAAAAGTGTCGGTGAGGTCATGGCCATTGGTCGAACATTTGAAGAATCCCTTCAAAAGGCTATCAGACAGGTCGATCCCAACTTTACAGGGTTTGACGCCTATTGGAAACCCAAGGACATGCACGCTGCTTTAACTCAGAACAATGATAGACGATTGTTTGCTATTGCTCACGCAATGCTTAATCTCGGCTATACAGTTGACCAGCTTCATGATCTCACAAAAATCGACAAGTGGTTCCTGTACAAGCTTGAAAACATCGTCACTGTTTACAAAATCCTTCAGTCCACACCTTTCGATAAGATTGATCGCGAATTATTCTTAACTGCCAAAAAGACCGGTTTCAGTGACTTGCATATCTCGCAATTGGTTGGCGTCACTGAGGCTGAAGTACGTACTGCAAGGAAAGCTGTTGGAGTGACTCCTTTTGTCAAGCGAATTGATACCCTTGCTGCCGAGTTCCCTGCGTATACCAATTATCTCTACACGACTTATAACGGTTCTACCCACGACCTTGAGTTTGACGAACATGGAACCATGGTCCTAGGGTCTGGTGTTTACCGAATTGGATCGTCCGTCGAGTTTGACTGGTGTGCTGTTACTTGCTCTCGAGCTATCAGATctttgggaaagaagacgatCATGATCAATTACAATCCTGAAACCGTCTCTACAGATTTTGATGAAGCCGATCGACTCTACTTTGAAGAATTGGGATGGGAAAGAGTTATGGACATTTATGAACTCGAGGGTGCCGAAGGTGTTGTTGTTTCCGTTGGCGGTCAGCTTCCCCAAAACATTGCTCTTCGTCTCAAGCAAACCGGTGTCAACGTTCTCGGTACCGATCCTGAGCAGATCGACAATGCCGAGGACCGACACAAGTTCTCCTCCATCCTTGACTCTATTGGTGTTGATCAGCCCGCCTGGGTTGAGGCTACATCTCTCGAGTCTGCTAAAAAGTTTGCCAACAAGGTCGGTTACCCTGTCCTTGTCCGACCATCTTATGTTCTTTCCGGTGCTGCCATGAACGTTATCTGGGACGAAGGCCAgcttgatgaaaagttgaccGCTGCCGCTGATGTGTCTCCGCTTCACCCCGTCGTAATATCTCAGTTCATTGATAATGCCCAAGAGATTGATATTGATGCTGTGGCTCATGAAGGCAAGCTCCTCGTTCACGCTGTCTCTGAACACGTTGAAAACGCCGGTGTCCACTCTGGAGATGCTACGCTAGTCcttccacctttttctcttcaacaagatgACATGGATAGGTTGAAGGAAATTGCTTCAAAGGTTGCCAAAGCGTTCAACATTTCCGGCCCTTACAATATGCAAATTATCAAAAAACCCAAAGAGGATGGCAAGGAAGCAGAACTCAAGGTTATAGAGTGTAACCTTCGAGCAAGCAGAAGTTTCCCATTCGTATCTAAGGTCCTTGGTAAGAACTTTATCgatgttgctgctgctgctatTAT GGGCCAGGATGTTCCCGAACCTGTCGATTTGATGAAAGAACAGCGAGAATACGTTGCCATCAAAGTGCCTCAGTTCTCATGGACCCGATTGCCTGGTGCTGATCCCTTCCTGGGTGTCGAGATGGCTTCTACCGGTGAAGTTGCTTCGTTTGGCAAGGACATCCACGAAGCCTATTGGgctgctcttctttccgTCAATGGATTTAAGCTTCCTAAGGTCAATTCTGGTATTCTTCTTGGCGGCGACATCACCCGCCCAGAACTTCCTATCATTACCAAAAATCTAGTCTCTCTCGGTTTCAAGTTGTATACATACGACTCCAAAGTCGAGGAATTCATCAACAATCAACCATACCTTGCTATCAAGAAAATCCTGGTGCCtgtcaaagacaaaagaaaattgagAGAAGTTTTAGAGGAGAACGAGATTAGTTGTGTGATCAATGTGTCTAGGTCTAGGGCTGCAACAATTCAGGATGCTGATTACGCGTCCAGGAGGGCTGCTGTCGACTTTGGTATTCCT CTGATTAACAATGCTAAACTTGCCGTTCTCTTTACAGAGACTCTTCAGAAAAAGTTTCACCAGTCTCCATTGCCCTATGTTGAAGGTCAAAATCCGCCAGAAGTCAAGTCTTGGAGGGAGTTTGTCGGTGAGGAAAGGGCATACTGA